A DNA window from Christiangramia salexigens contains the following coding sequences:
- a CDS encoding CatB-related O-acetyltransferase: MYKILGKVFDKIRFFDQMIRAKSLIKKYSLPKSVEIKYGLLEVTGDFKCEPFCKFLYNINIHANAPVRIGRFSVINGPNTDIYASQNSVIIGSFCSIARNVSIQESNHDINNFTTSLFEKRMPNNKKSKLISKGGIEIGNDVWIGAQCVILSGARIGHGAVIAANSVVTGYIPPYAIVGGTPAKIIKYRFHKEKIDKLLKSEWWAHIDEKNYEEYSNFFNNNSGL; encoded by the coding sequence ATGTATAAAATATTAGGGAAGGTTTTTGATAAAATACGCTTTTTTGATCAAATGATTAGGGCCAAATCTTTAATAAAAAAATATTCACTTCCTAAATCAGTTGAGATCAAATATGGACTTTTAGAAGTAACAGGTGATTTTAAATGTGAGCCTTTTTGTAAGTTTCTCTACAATATAAATATTCATGCTAACGCACCAGTTAGAATAGGGAGATTTAGTGTAATAAATGGTCCCAATACTGATATTTATGCATCCCAAAACTCGGTAATCATTGGTTCATTTTGTTCTATTGCTAGAAATGTTTCTATTCAGGAGTCAAACCATGATATAAATAATTTTACTACTTCCTTATTTGAAAAGAGGATGCCCAATAATAAAAAAAGTAAGTTAATTTCAAAAGGAGGAATTGAAATAGGCAATGATGTATGGATTGGAGCACAATGCGTAATATTATCTGGAGCAAGAATTGGTCATGGCGCGGTAATAGCCGCTAATTCTGTGGTTACCGGATATATTCCACCATACGCCATTGTTGGAGGAACACCTGCAAAAATTATTAAATATAGGTTCCATAAGGAAAAGATTGACAAACTTTTAAAAAGCGAATGGTGGGCGCATATAGATGAAAAAAATTATGAAGAATACTCCAATTTTTTCAATAATAATTCCGGTTTATAA
- a CDS encoding glycosyltransferase produces MKILHLIHKIQNRGAETFACQLANHQEKRGHNVKVFALFNGEANLPLDNEVFCLYAKERNRFLDFRAWKKLALIIKDFQPDIIQANAGDTLKYAIFSKKIFRWKQPVIFRNASEVGRYLKSPFQRHYNKYLYRNVNWVISVSEASKLDLLNHFPFINQHTTVIPVGIEKTKLDKPNLSEYKNAKNIVHVGGFSFEKNHEELLEIFKFVVERNLNAKLHLVGDGPLKSKIHSKVQSLGLEDSVIFYGFVDNPLDYIIAADVLVLPSIIEGLPGVLLEAMYCNTPVVAYNVGGIPEIVTSDTGLLIEKGDKKKFGESILEILDNPNRDQIANAHSIVLSKYTNDIISEKFIHLYQEILER; encoded by the coding sequence ATGAAAATCCTTCATCTCATTCATAAAATTCAAAATCGCGGGGCAGAAACCTTTGCTTGTCAGCTTGCCAATCACCAGGAGAAAAGAGGTCATAATGTAAAAGTCTTTGCGTTATTTAATGGTGAAGCGAACTTACCTTTGGATAATGAGGTGTTTTGCTTGTATGCTAAGGAACGCAATAGGTTTTTAGATTTTAGGGCATGGAAAAAATTAGCTTTGATAATTAAAGATTTTCAACCTGACATTATTCAGGCGAATGCTGGAGACACCTTAAAATATGCCATCTTCTCTAAAAAAATATTTCGCTGGAAACAACCAGTCATATTTAGAAATGCAAGTGAAGTAGGCAGATATTTGAAATCACCATTTCAAAGGCATTATAATAAATATCTTTATAGAAATGTAAATTGGGTTATATCTGTTTCAGAAGCATCAAAATTGGATTTACTGAATCATTTTCCTTTTATAAATCAGCATACAACTGTTATACCGGTGGGAATTGAAAAAACCAAATTAGACAAGCCGAATCTAAGCGAGTATAAAAATGCTAAAAATATTGTTCATGTGGGTGGTTTTAGTTTTGAAAAAAACCATGAGGAATTATTAGAAATATTCAAATTTGTTGTAGAACGAAATCTGAATGCTAAATTACATTTGGTGGGTGATGGTCCTTTAAAATCTAAAATTCATAGTAAGGTACAAAGTTTAGGCCTCGAAGATTCGGTCATTTTTTATGGTTTTGTAGATAATCCATTAGATTATATTATTGCAGCAGATGTATTAGTTCTTCCTAGTATTATAGAGGGTCTTCCAGGAGTTTTGTTGGAAGCTATGTATTGCAACACCCCAGTTGTAGCCTATAATGTAGGAGGAATTCCCGAAATCGTGACAAGTGATACAGGATTATTAATAGAGAAGGGTGATAAGAAAAAATTTGGAGAATCCATTTTGGAAATTTTGGATAATCCCAATAGAGATCAAATTGCAAATGCACATTCTATAGTCCTCTCAAAGTATACGAACGATATTATTTCAGAAAAGTTCATCCATTTATATCAAGAGATATTGGAAAGATAA
- a CDS encoding TDP-N-acetylfucosamine:lipid II N-acetylfucosaminyltransferase, producing MNLHVFIDAPFYVDHFLERCARLKIEGQYYTSLVPFKDVKHIKNVRNIDFLSIRQLIQFIKENEVNKIYIHYLDDNAIDLLFQLPKNLEIYWFFWGNDGYKHPELKKEIFLPLTNELVNKINPRTGLKKILDFFRNIVLKKKLNKAIQLIDYCCIQVKGDFNLIQMQQPDCKMKHLYFAYRGAIVNEKEDLKFNNLQKGKYRILLGNSANPSNNHIDALELLKQYELYIDEIICPLSYSGSKKYIDEVINKGIEFFGNNFKPLLSFLPVEEYQNLLDSIDIGVFYHSRQQAYSNTLILLQKKKKIFMNPKSTLYQMYRDWEIENVFTDFEKMIEFEVAENNNLVKNLGEKQIDEWYKNVLNV from the coding sequence ATGAATTTACATGTTTTCATTGATGCGCCGTTTTATGTTGATCACTTTTTAGAAAGGTGCGCACGTTTGAAAATTGAAGGTCAGTATTATACTTCATTAGTTCCGTTTAAGGATGTAAAACACATTAAAAACGTGAGAAATATTGATTTTCTAAGCATAAGACAATTAATTCAATTTATTAAAGAAAATGAAGTTAATAAAATTTATATACATTATTTAGATGATAATGCAATCGACCTTTTGTTTCAACTTCCTAAAAATTTAGAAATATATTGGTTTTTTTGGGGAAACGATGGATATAAACATCCTGAATTAAAAAAGGAAATTTTTTTGCCTTTAACAAACGAATTAGTTAATAAGATAAACCCGAGAACTGGTTTAAAAAAAATTCTGGATTTCTTTAGAAATATTGTACTTAAGAAGAAATTAAATAAAGCAATTCAATTAATAGACTATTGCTGTATTCAGGTAAAAGGTGATTTTAATTTAATACAAATGCAACAGCCCGATTGTAAAATGAAACATTTGTATTTTGCGTATAGAGGGGCTATAGTGAATGAGAAGGAAGATTTAAAATTTAATAATCTTCAAAAAGGGAAATATAGGATTTTACTTGGAAATTCAGCTAATCCATCCAATAATCACATCGATGCACTAGAATTACTAAAACAGTATGAATTATATATTGACGAAATTATATGTCCATTATCATATTCTGGATCCAAAAAATATATTGATGAAGTCATTAATAAAGGTATTGAATTTTTTGGCAATAATTTTAAACCTTTATTAAGCTTTTTACCTGTGGAAGAATATCAAAATTTATTAGATTCAATTGATATTGGAGTATTTTATCATTCTAGGCAGCAGGCGTATTCTAACACCTTAATTCTTTTACAAAAGAAGAAAAAAATATTTATGAATCCAAAGTCCACTTTATACCAAATGTATAGGGATTGGGAAATAGAAAATGTTTTCACAGATTTCGAAAAAATGATAGAATTTGAGGTGGCAGAAAATAATAATTTGGTAAAGAATTTGGGGGAGAAACAAATTGATGAGTGGTATAAAAATGTTTTAAATGTATAA
- a CDS encoding MOP flippase family protein, with product MSDNFKKETLNGISWSVISQGIRLVLNLLITSVLARLLLPEDYGILGMVTVATGFLMVLKDFGFGAALVQKKEVEAIEYDSVFWLNVIIGLFLAIIVFLAAPLIANFYNESAIIPVARLISVSFIINSILVIPNNILLKRLNFKYLFFSDLSALLVSGITAILFAYYNFSYWSLVAQNLALQISTLIAVFYFSQWRPRFRFSKTALQDLTSFSLPLIADKSINYWVRNVDYLLIGKFLGKADLGYYTKAYTLMMLPVRQLSGTISKVMFPSFSTIQNDLARVRSVFLKISGVIALVSFPLMGLLFISAEEVILILFGSNWEQSIPIFRVLCLLGAIQSISTLSGNIYLSQGKTKLMFKIGLFTRFLMISGIVIGLYYKGLMGLVYGYTVSSLIASMIEWYFVGNVLEAGLKYIILNLLPYFIFSGLMIGLIFLFNINFNLENKFSSMFLNIILGGGFYIILLLIFKPKAYLEVLALIKQRSL from the coding sequence ATGTCAGATAATTTTAAAAAGGAAACTTTAAATGGTATAAGTTGGTCTGTAATTTCCCAGGGAATTAGATTAGTTCTAAACCTACTAATCACCTCTGTTTTAGCTCGATTATTGTTGCCGGAAGATTATGGAATTCTAGGAATGGTTACGGTAGCTACTGGTTTCTTAATGGTTCTTAAAGATTTTGGATTTGGAGCCGCCTTGGTACAAAAGAAAGAAGTGGAAGCCATAGAGTATGATTCTGTTTTTTGGCTTAATGTGATCATTGGTTTATTTCTGGCTATTATTGTTTTTTTAGCGGCTCCTCTTATTGCAAATTTTTATAATGAATCTGCCATAATACCTGTCGCACGGTTAATTTCAGTAAGTTTTATTATAAATAGTATATTGGTTATCCCGAACAATATTCTATTAAAAAGATTGAATTTTAAGTATCTTTTTTTTTCAGATTTAAGTGCTCTATTGGTAAGCGGTATCACCGCAATTTTATTTGCCTATTATAATTTTTCATATTGGAGTTTGGTGGCTCAAAATCTTGCATTACAAATTTCTACTTTAATCGCTGTTTTTTATTTTTCGCAATGGCGCCCTAGGTTTAGGTTCTCAAAAACTGCATTACAGGATCTTACTTCATTTAGTTTGCCTTTAATTGCCGATAAAAGTATAAATTATTGGGTGCGGAATGTGGATTATCTTTTAATAGGTAAATTTTTAGGTAAAGCAGATTTAGGATATTATACAAAAGCGTATACATTAATGATGTTGCCAGTAAGGCAGTTGTCAGGTACGATTTCTAAGGTTATGTTTCCATCATTCTCGACTATACAAAATGATTTAGCCAGGGTTAGAAGTGTTTTTCTTAAAATCTCGGGAGTTATTGCTCTCGTATCTTTTCCTCTAATGGGGCTTTTATTTATCTCTGCAGAGGAAGTTATTTTAATTTTATTTGGATCCAATTGGGAGCAAAGTATTCCTATATTTCGAGTTTTATGTCTTTTGGGAGCTATTCAATCCATTTCAACCTTAAGTGGAAATATTTATTTATCTCAAGGAAAAACCAAACTAATGTTTAAAATTGGATTATTTACCCGGTTTTTAATGATATCAGGTATTGTAATAGGACTTTATTATAAGGGTTTAATGGGACTTGTGTATGGGTACACCGTATCAAGTCTCATTGCTAGTATGATTGAATGGTATTTTGTTGGTAATGTTTTGGAAGCCGGTCTAAAGTATATAATTTTAAATCTACTTCCTTATTTTATTTTCTCAGGTTTAATGATTGGCCTTATTTTTCTTTTCAATATTAATTTCAATTTGGAGAATAAATTTTCGAGTATGTTTCTTAATATTATTTTGGGAGGGGGCTTCTATATTATTTTGCTTCTAATTTTTAAACCTAAGGCCTATTTAGAAGTGTTGGCTCTAATTAAACAAAGATCTTTATGA
- a CDS encoding glycosyltransferase family 2 protein, with product MKNTPIFSIIIPVYNRAHLLPNAIRSVLNQTEINWELIIVDDCSTDNIVEVISGYKNNRIKFYQLSENKGNAGARNVGVKSAKGQYIVFLDSDDQMESNCLQTFSDLIIKKPEVKFAFGGYYIFNKETGTKTRKKWKPDSSKSFLKELKIGTGCGLMVKKNCFEKVGYFDERLRVAVDTDWLIRLERAYPYEALDECLVTVFKHPGERVRNNKQQLLKSYEIILEKNKIEIYSDSEILFKFLYKLQWLNYQSSNLKKGNNLFLEQLKHRVIRSKTVFTFILYNYLPLNVARNIHNKITGSTI from the coding sequence ATGAAGAATACTCCAATTTTTTCAATAATAATTCCGGTTTATAACAGAGCGCATTTGTTGCCTAATGCAATACGTAGTGTATTAAATCAAACCGAAATTAATTGGGAATTAATCATAGTAGATGATTGCTCTACTGATAATATCGTTGAGGTTATATCAGGTTATAAAAACAATAGAATAAAATTTTATCAGCTTTCTGAAAATAAAGGAAATGCAGGAGCAAGAAATGTCGGGGTAAAGAGTGCAAAAGGGCAGTATATAGTTTTTCTGGATAGTGATGATCAAATGGAAAGTAATTGCTTACAAACATTTTCTGATTTAATTATTAAAAAACCTGAGGTTAAATTTGCTTTTGGAGGTTACTATATTTTTAATAAAGAAACAGGAACTAAAACTAGGAAAAAATGGAAACCAGACTCATCTAAAAGTTTTTTAAAAGAACTGAAAATAGGTACAGGATGTGGTTTGATGGTTAAAAAAAATTGTTTTGAAAAAGTTGGTTATTTTGATGAACGTTTAAGAGTTGCTGTAGACACGGATTGGCTTATTAGATTGGAAAGGGCGTATCCTTATGAAGCATTGGATGAGTGTTTAGTCACAGTCTTTAAGCACCCGGGAGAAAGAGTTAGAAATAACAAACAGCAATTATTAAAATCCTATGAGATAATTTTAGAAAAAAATAAAATTGAGATTTATTCTGATTCTGAAATTCTTTTTAAATTCTTGTATAAATTACAATGGTTAAATTACCAGTCTAGTAATTTAAAAAAAGGAAATAATTTATTTTTGGAACAATTGAAACATCGGGTAATTCGCAGCAAAACTGTATTTACTTTTATTTTATATAATTATCTACCCTTAAATGTTGCCCGAAATATTCATAATAAAATTACTGGATCCACTATATAA
- the rffA gene encoding dTDP-4-amino-4,6-dideoxygalactose transaminase, with product MITIPFNKPYLTGNEVKYIENAVSRGKISGNGYYTKICQDLFRKKFGFKKCLLSTSCTDALEMAAILADIKDGDEVIMPSYTFVSTANAFILRGARIVFVDSRSDHPGMDESQIEALINHRTKAIVPVHYAGVACDMDLIMKLADKYNLFVIEDAAQAIDSYYTGSDGIKRPLGSIGHLAAFSFHETKNIISGEGGMLAINDERFIDRAEIIWEKGTNRSAFFRGEVDKYGWVDLGSSFLPSEIIAAFLWAQLEKLEEIQSKRLEIWEFYLKELQDWSISKGVNLATVPNFATNNAHMFYMVCKDVKQRKCLIELLKKNGILGVFHYLSLHKSEFYREKHDGREIPLADHYSNCLIRLPLFYELSEKELKKITETLKSF from the coding sequence ATGATAACAATACCATTTAATAAACCATATTTAACTGGAAATGAAGTTAAATATATAGAAAACGCGGTTTCTCGAGGAAAAATTTCCGGTAATGGTTATTATACTAAAATATGTCAGGATTTATTTAGAAAAAAATTTGGTTTTAAAAAATGCCTCCTTTCTACTTCTTGTACTGATGCTTTGGAAATGGCTGCTATTTTAGCAGATATTAAGGATGGGGATGAAGTAATAATGCCTTCATATACCTTCGTGTCTACAGCGAATGCATTTATTTTAAGGGGGGCTAGAATAGTTTTTGTAGATAGTAGATCTGACCATCCAGGAATGGACGAAAGCCAAATAGAAGCCTTAATAAATCATAGAACAAAGGCAATTGTACCCGTCCATTATGCAGGTGTGGCTTGTGATATGGATTTAATTATGAAGTTAGCAGACAAATATAATCTTTTCGTAATTGAGGATGCTGCCCAGGCAATTGACAGCTATTATACTGGAAGTGATGGAATAAAAAGGCCTTTGGGTTCTATTGGTCATCTTGCTGCATTCTCTTTTCACGAAACTAAAAATATTATATCTGGAGAAGGGGGCATGCTCGCTATAAATGATGAACGTTTTATAGACCGTGCTGAAATAATTTGGGAGAAGGGAACCAATCGCTCAGCTTTTTTTAGAGGAGAAGTTGATAAATATGGTTGGGTGGACTTGGGTTCATCTTTTTTGCCTTCAGAAATAATTGCTGCTTTTTTATGGGCCCAATTAGAAAAACTGGAGGAAATTCAAAGCAAGAGACTAGAAATTTGGGAATTTTACCTTAAAGAATTGCAGGATTGGAGCATTTCCAAAGGAGTGAATTTAGCTACAGTTCCAAATTTCGCCACTAATAACGCCCATATGTTTTATATGGTATGTAAAGATGTGAAGCAAAGAAAATGCTTAATTGAATTACTCAAGAAAAATGGAATTTTGGGAGTTTTCCATTATTTGAGCTTACATAAAAGTGAATTTTATCGAGAAAAGCATGATGGTAGGGAAATACCATTGGCTGATCACTATTCCAATTGCCTTATTCGCCTTCCTTTGTTCTATGAACTGTCTGAAAAGGAGTTGAAAAAAATTACCGAGACCTTAAAATCATTTTAA
- a CDS encoding polysaccharide deacetylase family protein, which produces MKVLVYHKIASKKQFEKQIHYLKNNYEIINPLLLEDYINNRIPLPENALMITFDDGDFSIYRNAYPILKAEKIPAIIFVITGLIGTNRPFWWDEIEYFIEGKEGRAKVWEVKKWSNTNREIFLKRLRKESNKQELEYRQLSLTELREMHDSGIVIANHSHTHPMFDQCSLEELENEIKISSNKLKKLNFISDAFAYPNGNFSRKSERTLKEAGMKLVFLFDHKINRGTINPFRISRLVVNDTTPIWKFKFILSGIHSRILPITKLIGKIYRKIKK; this is translated from the coding sequence ATGAAAGTACTCGTTTATCATAAAATTGCTTCCAAAAAACAATTTGAGAAACAGATACATTATCTTAAAAACAATTACGAAATTATCAATCCTTTGTTGTTAGAGGATTATATTAATAATAGGATACCACTTCCAGAAAACGCTCTAATGATAACATTTGATGATGGTGATTTTTCAATATATCGAAATGCATATCCCATTTTGAAAGCTGAAAAAATACCAGCAATAATTTTTGTCATTACAGGACTTATTGGAACCAATCGACCTTTCTGGTGGGACGAAATCGAATATTTTATAGAAGGCAAAGAAGGAAGAGCAAAAGTGTGGGAGGTTAAAAAATGGTCCAATACAAACCGAGAAATTTTCCTAAAACGATTAAGGAAGGAGAGCAACAAGCAGGAATTGGAATATCGACAACTATCATTAACAGAACTTAGAGAAATGCATGATTCTGGAATTGTCATTGCGAATCATTCACATACTCATCCAATGTTTGATCAATGTAGTTTAGAAGAATTAGAAAATGAAATAAAGATCTCGAGTAATAAACTTAAAAAGTTAAACTTCATATCCGATGCTTTTGCATATCCAAATGGTAATTTTTCTAGAAAATCTGAAAGGACTTTAAAGGAGGCTGGGATGAAGCTTGTGTTTCTTTTCGATCATAAAATTAACCGAGGTACTATTAATCCTTTTAGGATTTCTCGATTAGTAGTTAATGATACTACTCCAATATGGAAATTTAAATTTATTCTTAGCGGAATACATTCTCGAATCTTACCAATTACTAAACTAATTGGGAAAATTTATCGTAAAATAAAAAAATGA
- a CDS encoding GNAT family N-acetyltransferase: MLTYRAIDYKNDIEDVIDLLRKFLDPTFTKEYFKWKHLENPFGKSIGLLALDGDKVVGVRMFMIWKFKKDDRLIRAIRPVDTATDAKYRGRGVFTQLTLDGLNNYRGKYDFVFNTPNKNSLPGNLKMGWQKFYNGINFQIGLVNFFSKSLKFEIKSIENFEFGPTLINYSDTFCSKEFIKWRYQLTDYKLACFEKPNHYLIYKQGKIKGLPIIIVYEIMGEVCMVEKMLNSLGKKYYVPGVYFYYPLNSGKIFIKSFSTSKPVIVVKNMEPKFNNQFRLSLGDLESVI, from the coding sequence ATGTTAACATATAGAGCTATAGATTACAAGAATGATATTGAGGATGTAATTGATCTTCTAAGAAAATTTTTAGATCCCACTTTTACAAAAGAATATTTTAAATGGAAACATTTAGAAAATCCTTTTGGAAAATCTATTGGTTTATTAGCTCTAGATGGAGATAAGGTTGTGGGAGTAAGAATGTTTATGATATGGAAATTTAAAAAAGATGATCGTTTAATTAGAGCGATAAGACCTGTTGATACAGCAACAGATGCAAAATATAGAGGTAGGGGTGTATTTACTCAATTAACCTTGGATGGACTAAATAATTATAGGGGTAAATATGATTTTGTTTTCAACACTCCTAATAAAAATAGCTTACCCGGTAACTTAAAAATGGGCTGGCAAAAATTTTATAATGGTATAAATTTTCAAATAGGCTTAGTTAATTTCTTCTCTAAAAGCCTAAAATTTGAAATTAAATCTATCGAAAATTTTGAATTCGGTCCTACTTTAATAAATTATTCCGATACTTTTTGCTCAAAAGAATTTATTAAATGGCGTTATCAACTAACTGATTATAAACTGGCTTGCTTTGAAAAACCAAATCATTATTTAATATATAAACAAGGTAAAATTAAGGGCCTTCCGATAATAATAGTCTATGAGATAATGGGAGAGGTTTGTATGGTAGAGAAAATGCTGAATAGTCTCGGAAAAAAGTATTACGTACCTGGTGTCTATTTTTATTACCCCTTAAATTCGGGAAAGATTTTTATAAAAAGTTTTTCTACTAGTAAACCTGTAATAGTTGTAAAAAACATGGAGCCTAAATTTAATAATCAATTTAGGCTTTCCCTTGGCGATCTGGAATCTGTTATATAA
- a CDS encoding glycosyltransferase, with protein MKKIKVLHLIKSLGRGGAEMLLPETLKLHRTDKFEFHYIYFLPWKDQMVEPINALGGKVFCIAASNNLKILGEYKKVIEYCEENEINLIHCHLPWSGFLGRLIHKQSEIPVIYSEHNIQERYHIATKFLNKLTFNSQSMAIGVSQDVTNSIIKNIAPEIPVKTILNGVNTSKFQRKSDLGKEIRLQYKIPENSWVIGNIAVFRKQKALANWIYAFKEIQNVTPDVFGLLVGAGPQETELKELVKNLKLEEKIIFPGLQTNTIPYFSAMDVFMMSSEFEGLPVALLEAMSMSCAIVSTKAGGVVEAVRHEEDGFLCEVGDIKGLGDYSKNLILNPSELLKFQKAARKRAVDSFSMEAMVHKLEDSYSELMNQR; from the coding sequence ATGAAAAAAATTAAAGTTCTTCACCTAATAAAATCACTAGGAAGAGGAGGGGCAGAAATGTTGCTGCCTGAAACTTTAAAGTTGCATAGAACTGATAAATTCGAATTTCATTATATCTATTTTCTGCCATGGAAAGATCAAATGGTAGAGCCGATTAATGCCTTAGGAGGAAAAGTTTTTTGTATTGCGGCTTCTAACAATTTAAAAATACTAGGAGAATATAAGAAAGTAATCGAATACTGCGAAGAGAATGAAATTAATTTGATTCACTGCCATCTTCCATGGTCTGGATTTTTAGGGAGGTTGATTCATAAGCAAAGTGAAATTCCTGTAATATATTCAGAGCACAATATTCAGGAACGTTATCATATAGCCACAAAGTTCCTTAATAAGTTAACTTTTAACTCTCAATCGATGGCTATTGGAGTTTCTCAGGATGTGACTAATTCAATAATAAAAAATATTGCTCCGGAAATACCTGTCAAGACCATTTTAAATGGTGTAAACACTAGTAAATTCCAAAGGAAATCCGATTTGGGTAAAGAAATTAGGTTGCAATATAAAATTCCTGAGAACTCATGGGTGATTGGTAATATTGCCGTTTTTCGAAAGCAAAAGGCTTTAGCCAATTGGATATACGCCTTTAAGGAAATTCAAAATGTTACGCCCGATGTTTTTGGTTTACTTGTAGGTGCAGGACCTCAGGAAACAGAGCTTAAAGAATTGGTTAAAAATCTAAAATTAGAGGAAAAAATAATTTTCCCGGGCTTACAAACGAATACCATTCCATATTTTTCAGCAATGGATGTTTTTATGATGAGTTCGGAGTTTGAAGGACTTCCAGTGGCTCTTTTAGAAGCTATGAGTATGAGTTGTGCAATTGTTTCTACAAAGGCGGGTGGCGTAGTTGAAGCCGTTCGACATGAAGAAGATGGATTCCTGTGTGAGGTTGGAGATATTAAAGGATTGGGGGATTATTCTAAGAACCTAATTCTAAATCCATCTGAATTATTGAAATTTCAGAAAGCTGCACGAAAGCGTGCTGTAGATTCATTTAGTATGGAAGCAATGGTTCATAAATTGGAAGACTCTTATTCAGAACTGATGAATCAAAGATAG
- a CDS encoding glycosyltransferase family 4 protein has product MKVLIVINSLGSGGAERSTEVLCDYLNKKGVTFEVLCLDRREIGVQNRMIARGYTINFIPKGNFIAQSNFIANWIRHGDFTIVHSILFRANLRTRFAKIKTEFVHLESLVNTTYSRERLLDKRVNQSALRFYKFLDKITAARFVDHFHSITETVKKHYGCELGLDYEKISVIPRGRKPLISCYGDKQKLPIKPLQLINVGRHEFQKGQIYLLKACKELKEEGKNIHLKIFGRDGAATAEMKQYIQENDLKAIVSLEGFKSNIPEYLLKSHLFIFPSLYEGLGGALIEAQSAGLPIACNDIAVLHEVVKEDVNSRFFNVHDVNSIKESILFFLENPDNLDKYGKASLLNYQRKFDEEINNERLYRLYQNIC; this is encoded by the coding sequence ATGAAAGTACTTATTGTAATTAATAGTTTGGGCTCTGGAGGTGCCGAAAGATCTACTGAAGTACTTTGCGATTACCTCAATAAAAAGGGAGTGACTTTCGAAGTTCTATGTCTTGACAGGCGTGAAATTGGTGTTCAAAATAGGATGATAGCAAGAGGATATACTATTAACTTTATACCTAAGGGGAACTTTATTGCGCAATCTAATTTTATTGCTAACTGGATAAGACATGGTGATTTTACAATTGTTCATAGTATTTTATTTCGAGCAAATTTGAGAACAAGATTTGCAAAAATTAAAACAGAATTCGTTCATTTAGAAAGTTTAGTTAATACTACCTATAGTAGGGAAAGATTATTGGATAAGCGAGTAAACCAAAGTGCCCTTAGATTTTATAAATTTTTAGATAAGATTACCGCTGCGCGGTTTGTAGATCACTTTCATAGTATTACAGAAACAGTAAAAAAACATTATGGATGCGAACTTGGTTTAGATTATGAGAAAATTAGTGTAATACCTCGGGGGAGAAAACCTTTAATTTCTTGTTATGGTGATAAACAAAAGTTGCCTATTAAGCCTTTACAACTCATAAATGTAGGACGACATGAATTTCAAAAAGGGCAAATTTATCTTTTAAAAGCATGTAAGGAGTTAAAGGAAGAAGGCAAAAATATTCATTTGAAAATTTTTGGAAGAGATGGTGCAGCAACTGCTGAAATGAAACAATATATTCAAGAAAATGATTTAAAAGCCATTGTTAGTTTAGAAGGTTTTAAAAGTAATATACCCGAATATCTTTTAAAATCTCACCTATTTATATTTCCTTCATTATATGAAGGATTAGGTGGAGCCTTAATAGAAGCTCAATCGGCAGGCTTACCTATAGCTTGCAATGATATCGCAGTTTTGCATGAAGTAGTAAAGGAAGATGTGAATAGTCGCTTTTTTAATGTTCATGATGTAAACAGTATAAAAGAAAGTATACTGTTTTTTTTGGAAAATCCTGATAATTTAGATAAATACGGAAAGGCCAGTCTTTTAAATTATCAGCGTAAATTTGATGAGGAAATTAACAATGAACGATTATATAGGTTGTACCAGAATATATGTTAA